A stretch of Microbacterium sp. LWH3-1.2 DNA encodes these proteins:
- a CDS encoding Nramp family divalent metal transporter — MPKTAEDLSTPTPLASRRLSVPRLAWLIGPALVAGVAYLDPGNVASNMTAGARYGYLLVWVVVLGNVMAWLIQYLSAKLGIVTGRSLPETLGHRIRNRWGRRAYWLQAELVAMATDIAEVIGGAVALNLLFGVPLLWGGVITGTVSIALLLIQSRRGPRTFEFVVIGLLAIIAIGFSFGVFVAPPDGASVVAGLVPRFEGTDSVLLAASILGATIMPHAIYAHSALARDRFAPPPAAAAVALGGDRLVPRGSRAADAPIGAPADPTLAELRGIPTRRLLRATKWDVTIAMLIAGTVNLCILLLAAANLAGVPGTDSLEGAYAALYAGLGPLVATLFAVGLLASGLASTSVGAYAGAEIMHGLLHIRVPLLARRLVTLIPALAILAVGFDPTVALVLSQVVLSFGIPFALIPLIALTANREVLGGYRNRVWTTIAGIAASVFLIALNGMLLYLVLTGA, encoded by the coding sequence ATGCCGAAAACTGCCGAGGATCTCAGCACGCCGACCCCGCTCGCGAGCCGACGCCTGTCGGTGCCCCGCCTGGCGTGGCTGATCGGCCCCGCGCTCGTCGCCGGGGTCGCGTACCTCGACCCCGGCAACGTCGCGAGCAACATGACCGCGGGCGCGCGGTACGGGTACCTGCTCGTGTGGGTCGTGGTGCTCGGCAATGTCATGGCGTGGCTCATCCAGTACCTGTCGGCCAAGCTCGGCATCGTCACCGGGCGGAGCCTCCCCGAGACCCTGGGCCACCGCATCCGCAACCGCTGGGGGCGACGCGCGTACTGGCTGCAGGCCGAGCTCGTCGCGATGGCGACCGACATCGCCGAGGTGATCGGCGGGGCGGTCGCTCTCAACCTGCTGTTCGGCGTCCCGCTGCTGTGGGGCGGCGTGATCACCGGGACGGTGTCGATCGCGCTCCTGCTCATCCAGTCGCGACGTGGTCCGCGCACGTTCGAGTTCGTCGTCATCGGCCTGCTCGCGATCATCGCGATCGGGTTCTCGTTCGGCGTCTTCGTCGCGCCGCCCGACGGCGCCAGCGTGGTCGCGGGCCTGGTGCCGCGCTTCGAGGGCACCGACTCGGTGCTGCTGGCGGCGTCGATCCTCGGCGCGACGATCATGCCCCACGCCATCTATGCGCACAGCGCCCTGGCGCGCGACCGCTTCGCCCCGCCACCGGCCGCGGCCGCCGTCGCGCTGGGCGGCGATCGACTGGTGCCGCGCGGCTCCCGCGCTGCGGATGCCCCGATCGGGGCTCCGGCAGACCCGACGCTGGCCGAGCTGCGCGGCATCCCCACTCGTCGCCTTCTGCGCGCGACCAAGTGGGACGTCACCATCGCGATGCTGATCGCAGGTACCGTGAACCTCTGCATCCTGCTGCTCGCGGCCGCGAACCTGGCGGGGGTACCGGGCACCGACTCCCTCGAGGGCGCGTACGCCGCGCTGTACGCGGGCCTCGGCCCGCTGGTCGCGACCCTGTTCGCCGTCGGCCTCCTGGCGAGCGGCCTCGCCAGCACGTCGGTCGGCGCCTACGCCGGGGCCGAGATCATGCACGGCCTGCTGCACATCCGGGTGCCGCTCCTCGCCCGCCGCCTCGTCACGCTGATCCCGGCGCTCGCGATCCTGGCGGTCGGATTCGACCCGACGGTCGCGCTGGTGCTGAGCCAGGTCGTGCTGTCCTTCGGCATCCCGTTCGCGCTCATCCCGCTGATCGCGCTCACCGCGAACCGCGAGGTGCTCGGGGGGTACCGCAACCGCGTGTGGACGACGATCGCGGGGATCGCGGCATCCGTGTTCCTCATCGCGCTCAACGGGATGCTGCTCTATCTCGTGCTGACGGGGGCGTGA
- a CDS encoding HAD-IIA family hydrolase, giving the protein MRTRVDIECWLTDMDGVLVHENTPIPGASDLLQQWRDQGVPFLVLTNNSIFTPRDLSARLRSSGLIVPEESIWTSALATADFLTSQMPGGSAFVIGEAGLTTALHEAGFIMTETDPDYVVVGETRNYSFEAITKAIRFINVGARFIATNPDATGPSTEGVLPATGAISALITKATGMEPYVVGKPNPMMFRSAMNRLGAHSENTGMIGDRMDTDVVAGIEAGLHTVLVLTGISDAAEIARYPFRPDEVLNSVAALLDHEPVESEDPELL; this is encoded by the coding sequence ATGCGGACCCGCGTGGACATCGAATGCTGGCTCACCGATATGGACGGCGTGCTGGTCCACGAGAACACCCCCATCCCCGGGGCCTCCGACCTGCTCCAGCAGTGGCGAGATCAGGGCGTGCCGTTCCTGGTGCTCACCAACAACTCGATCTTCACGCCCCGCGATCTGTCGGCCCGGCTGCGGTCGTCCGGCCTCATCGTGCCGGAGGAGTCGATCTGGACCTCGGCCCTCGCCACCGCCGACTTCCTCACGTCGCAGATGCCCGGCGGCTCGGCCTTCGTCATCGGCGAAGCGGGGCTGACGACGGCCCTCCACGAGGCGGGCTTCATCATGACCGAGACCGATCCCGACTACGTCGTCGTCGGTGAGACCCGCAACTACTCGTTCGAGGCGATCACGAAGGCGATCCGGTTCATCAACGTCGGCGCGCGCTTCATCGCGACCAACCCCGACGCCACCGGTCCCTCGACCGAGGGCGTGCTGCCCGCCACGGGCGCGATCTCGGCGCTGATCACGAAGGCGACCGGCATGGAGCCCTACGTCGTCGGCAAGCCGAACCCGATGATGTTCCGCTCGGCGATGAACCGCCTCGGCGCGCATTCCGAGAACACCGGCATGATCGGCGACCGCATGGACACCGACGTCGTCGCCGGCATCGAGGCGGGCCTGCACACCGTGCTCGTGCTCACCGGCATCAGCGACGCCGCCGAGATCGCCCGCTACCCGTTCCGCCCCGACGAGGTGCTGAACTCGGTGGCCGCCCTCCTCGACCACGAGCCCGTCGAATCCGAAGACCCCGAGCTCCTGTAG
- a CDS encoding MATE family efflux transporter, whose protein sequence is MTTDTLNRDILRLAVPALGALIAEPLFLIVDSALVGHLGVEPLAGLGIASAVLQTIVGLMVFLAYSTTPAVARRFGAGDPSRAVSVGIDGIWLALGIGAVLALVGYVATPLLVGLFGATPDVAQQAEIYLGISMWGLPAMLVVFAATGLLRGMQDTVTPLWIAGLGFAANALLNWLFIYGLGWGIAGSAIGTVVAQWGMVAAYAVVIGRLARRHEASVRPQREGVRGSARSGGWLFLRTVSLRFALLATVAVATGLGTVELAGWQVAFTIFSTAAFALDALAIAAQALIGKGLGAEDSPLVRRVLGRTVAWGAWFGVITGAIIGALSGVIGLAFTGDAGIATLVQPALIVLAIAQPVCGVVFVLDGVLIGAGDAKYLAIVGVLNLVPFVPALVLVAWLHPVGAAGLAWLAVAFFGVYMLARLATLGWRVRGSAWLTAGA, encoded by the coding sequence GTGACGACCGACACCCTGAACCGCGACATCCTGCGGCTTGCGGTGCCGGCACTGGGCGCCCTGATCGCCGAGCCGCTCTTCCTCATCGTCGACTCGGCGCTCGTCGGGCACCTCGGCGTCGAGCCGCTCGCCGGACTCGGCATCGCTTCGGCGGTGCTGCAGACGATCGTCGGGCTCATGGTGTTCCTGGCGTACTCGACGACGCCCGCGGTCGCGCGCCGATTCGGGGCGGGCGACCCGTCTCGTGCGGTGTCGGTGGGCATCGACGGCATATGGCTCGCGCTCGGCATCGGTGCCGTGCTCGCGCTGGTCGGCTATGTCGCGACCCCGCTCCTCGTCGGCCTGTTCGGCGCCACGCCCGACGTCGCGCAGCAGGCCGAGATCTACCTCGGCATCTCGATGTGGGGCCTGCCTGCGATGCTCGTGGTGTTCGCCGCCACCGGGCTCCTGCGAGGCATGCAGGACACCGTGACGCCTCTGTGGATCGCCGGCCTCGGCTTCGCCGCCAACGCCCTGCTCAACTGGCTGTTCATCTATGGCTTGGGCTGGGGCATCGCCGGCTCGGCGATCGGCACCGTCGTCGCTCAGTGGGGAATGGTCGCCGCTTACGCCGTCGTGATCGGACGCCTCGCGCGGCGGCACGAGGCATCCGTCCGTCCCCAGCGCGAGGGCGTGCGGGGCTCGGCACGGTCCGGCGGATGGCTGTTCCTGCGCACGGTCTCATTGCGGTTCGCACTGCTCGCGACGGTCGCCGTCGCGACCGGGCTCGGCACGGTCGAGCTCGCCGGCTGGCAGGTCGCCTTCACCATCTTCTCGACCGCGGCATTCGCGCTCGACGCGCTCGCCATCGCCGCCCAGGCCCTCATCGGCAAGGGCCTCGGCGCCGAAGACTCCCCCCTCGTGCGCCGCGTGCTCGGCCGCACCGTCGCGTGGGGCGCCTGGTTCGGAGTGATCACCGGTGCGATCATCGGGGCGCTGTCCGGGGTCATCGGGCTGGCGTTCACCGGCGACGCCGGCATCGCGACGCTCGTGCAGCCCGCCCTCATCGTGCTGGCGATCGCCCAGCCCGTGTGCGGGGTCGTGTTCGTGCTCGACGGCGTGCTCATCGGCGCGGGCGATGCGAAGTACCTCGCGATCGTCGGGGTGCTGAATCTCGTGCCCTTCGTCCCCGCGCTGGTCCTCGTCGCCTGGCTTCACCCCGTGGGCGCCGCCGGGCTTGCGTGGCTGGCCGTCGCGTTCTTCGGCGTCTACATGCTCGCCCGGCTCGCCACCCTCGGCTGGCGCGTGCGCGGCTCGGCCTGGCTCACCGCCGGCGCGTGA
- a CDS encoding serine hydrolase: MEPRKDAESLRGARRSTGRRLPKRAAAGRRSFTSTLKALDDLAASGAKISVRITDLDRGTSVLSGDDFVTLPVAGLGVVPLLIEVAAAFESGRLEPLEIIDRAHIEPVGVGGVWQHLKAPALPLVDLAVLTASTGDALAANALLRRVGLPAVRARIEELGLARSALLDRFRDERGPDDAPHFALGSARELAEVFAALVNSQVVSPGVSAQVAEWLSLNHDLSLVASATGLDPFSHENDEHGLLFINKTGRDAGIRVEAGVLAGPRAGVSYALIVCFDDLSISHRLRAHEAFRVLGTDLMEYVF; the protein is encoded by the coding sequence ATGGAGCCCAGAAAGGATGCCGAGTCGCTGCGGGGGGCGCGACGGAGCACCGGTCGGCGGCTGCCGAAGAGGGCGGCCGCCGGTCGTCGATCGTTCACGTCGACGCTGAAGGCGCTCGACGATCTCGCCGCATCGGGAGCCAAGATCTCGGTGCGCATCACCGACCTCGATCGCGGCACGTCCGTCCTGTCGGGCGACGACTTCGTGACCCTGCCGGTCGCCGGGCTCGGCGTCGTGCCGCTGCTCATCGAGGTGGCGGCGGCGTTCGAGTCGGGGCGTCTCGAGCCGCTCGAGATCATCGACCGTGCGCACATCGAGCCGGTCGGCGTCGGGGGAGTGTGGCAGCACCTCAAGGCGCCGGCCCTCCCTCTCGTCGACCTCGCCGTGCTCACCGCGTCGACGGGCGACGCGCTGGCGGCCAATGCGCTGCTGCGGCGGGTCGGCCTGCCGGCGGTGCGCGCCCGCATCGAAGAGCTCGGGCTCGCCCGCTCGGCGCTGCTCGACCGTTTCCGCGACGAGCGCGGGCCCGACGACGCGCCGCACTTCGCCCTCGGCTCCGCGCGTGAGCTCGCCGAGGTGTTCGCGGCTCTGGTGAACTCGCAGGTCGTCTCGCCGGGCGTGAGCGCCCAGGTCGCGGAGTGGCTGAGCCTGAACCACGACCTGTCGCTCGTGGCATCCGCCACCGGTCTCGACCCGTTCTCCCACGAGAACGACGAGCACGGTCTGCTCTTCATCAACAAGACCGGCCGGGATGCCGGCATCCGTGTCGAAGCGGGGGTGCTCGCCGGCCCGCGCGCCGGGGTGTCGTACGCGCTCATCGTGTGCTTCGACGACCTGTCGATCTCGCACCGCCTGCGCGCGCACGAGGCCTTCCGCGTGCTCGGCACGGACCTCATGGAGTACGTGTTCTGA
- a CDS encoding 5-methyltetrahydropteroyltriglutamate--homocysteine S-methyltransferase — protein MSTPPFRADIVGSFLRPAELAGARRRFAAGDIDADALRVAEETAIAELVVREADAGLKLATDGEFRRSWWHFDFFGLLDGVEIVELDHGIQFQGVQTKPRGIEISGKIGFSDSHPFLDHFRSLKSLLERTTGAVPKFSIPAPTVLDFRLEPGHLSGSGYDGREDIVDDLVQAYRDAVAAFYDAGARYLQFDDTAWAYLCSEVELEKARERGIHTDGIAERYAGILNRILDGKPDDLTITTHVCRGNFRSTWISSGGYEPVAEQLLGNTAYDGYFLEYDSARAGGFEPLRFLPEGDKTVVLGLITSKSGELENVDAVKHRIDEAAAFAPLGQLALSPQCGFASTEEGNVLTEDEQWAKVREVVDIAADVWR, from the coding sequence GTGTCAACACCGCCGTTCCGCGCCGACATCGTCGGCAGCTTCCTCCGTCCCGCCGAGCTCGCAGGGGCGCGCCGCCGCTTCGCCGCGGGAGACATCGATGCCGATGCGCTGCGCGTCGCGGAGGAGACGGCGATCGCCGAACTCGTCGTGCGCGAGGCCGATGCGGGCTTGAAGCTCGCGACCGACGGCGAGTTCCGCCGCTCGTGGTGGCACTTCGACTTCTTCGGCCTGCTCGACGGCGTCGAGATCGTCGAGCTCGACCACGGCATCCAGTTCCAGGGCGTGCAGACCAAGCCGCGCGGCATCGAGATCTCGGGCAAGATCGGCTTCAGCGACTCGCACCCGTTCCTCGACCACTTCCGCTCGCTCAAGAGCCTGCTCGAGCGCACCACCGGCGCGGTGCCCAAGTTCAGCATCCCCGCGCCGACCGTGCTCGACTTCCGCCTCGAGCCCGGCCATCTGTCCGGGTCGGGGTATGACGGCCGCGAGGACATCGTCGACGACCTCGTGCAGGCATACCGTGACGCCGTCGCCGCGTTCTACGACGCCGGTGCGCGCTATCTGCAGTTCGACGACACCGCCTGGGCGTACCTCTGCTCCGAGGTCGAGCTCGAGAAGGCGCGCGAGCGCGGCATCCACACCGACGGCATCGCCGAGCGCTACGCCGGCATCCTGAACCGTATCCTCGACGGCAAGCCCGACGACCTCACGATCACCACCCACGTCTGCCGCGGCAACTTCCGCTCGACGTGGATCTCGTCGGGCGGCTACGAGCCGGTCGCCGAGCAGCTGCTCGGAAACACCGCCTACGACGGCTATTTCCTGGAGTACGACAGCGCGCGCGCCGGCGGCTTCGAGCCGCTGCGGTTCCTGCCCGAAGGCGACAAGACGGTCGTGCTGGGGCTCATCACGTCGAAGAGCGGTGAGCTGGAGAATGTGGATGCCGTGAAGCACCGCATCGACGAGGCTGCGGCGTTCGCTCCGCTCGGGCAGCTCGCCCTGAGCCCGCAGTGCGGCTTCGCCTCGACCGAGGAGGGCAACGTCCTCACCGAGGACGAGCAGTGGGCCAAGGTGCGCGAGGTCGTCGACATCGCCGCCGACGTCTGGCGCTGA
- a CDS encoding VOC family protein, with protein sequence MTADTSFDVAHLAHVELLTPTPAESRWFFEDLLAMRVVAEHDDSVYLRTWDEYQLYTIKLTASDAAGVGRTSFRASSPQALERRVAAIEATGLGLGWTDGDVGCGPTYEFTDPDGHAMGIFSEAERYQAGDDDRPALKNQASRFPGRGVNARRLDHINYLAKDVEANGAFVRDALGMRESERIRLDSGRFAAWWFHFSLKSYDVVYSDDWTKHGNRLHHIAFAPDTREDILKAADIFLENGIHIESGPHKHAINQTFFLYVWEPGGNRIEFANAGARLLLDPDQPVVEWTEAERRKGQAWGMKTIETFHTHGTPVVDAPGH encoded by the coding sequence ATGACCGCCGACACGTCGTTCGACGTCGCCCACCTCGCCCACGTCGAGCTGCTGACCCCGACCCCCGCCGAGAGCCGCTGGTTCTTCGAGGACCTGCTGGCCATGCGCGTCGTCGCCGAGCACGACGACTCGGTCTACCTGCGCACGTGGGACGAGTACCAGCTCTACACGATCAAGCTGACGGCATCGGATGCTGCGGGCGTGGGTCGCACGTCGTTCCGGGCGTCGTCGCCGCAGGCGCTGGAGCGTCGTGTCGCGGCGATCGAGGCGACCGGGCTCGGCCTCGGGTGGACCGACGGCGACGTGGGCTGCGGGCCGACCTACGAGTTCACCGACCCCGACGGGCACGCGATGGGGATCTTCTCCGAGGCCGAGCGGTACCAGGCCGGCGACGATGACCGGCCCGCGCTGAAGAACCAGGCCTCCCGGTTCCCCGGCCGGGGCGTGAACGCACGCCGCCTCGACCACATCAACTACCTCGCGAAGGACGTCGAGGCGAACGGCGCGTTCGTGCGAGACGCGCTGGGGATGCGGGAGTCGGAGCGCATCCGACTCGACAGCGGCAGGTTCGCCGCGTGGTGGTTCCACTTCTCGCTGAAGTCGTACGACGTGGTCTACTCCGACGACTGGACCAAGCACGGCAACCGCCTGCACCACATCGCGTTCGCCCCCGACACCCGCGAGGACATCCTCAAGGCCGCCGACATCTTCCTCGAGAACGGCATCCACATCGAGTCAGGGCCTCACAAGCACGCGATCAACCAGACGTTCTTCCTCTACGTCTGGGAACCCGGGGGAAACCGCATCGAGTTCGCCAACGCCGGCGCCCGACTCCTGCTGGATCCCGATCAGCCCGTCGTGGAATGGACGGAGGCCGAGCGCCGCAAGGGCCAGGCCTGGGGCATGAAGACGATCGAGACCTTCCACACCCACGGCACCCCGGTGGTCGACGCGCCCGGCCACTGA
- a CDS encoding metal-dependent transcriptional regulator translates to MASPAIDDYLKTIYHHTEWQDDRITPSQLAGELGLAPSSVTEMVQKLAAQGLVTHRPYGPIALSAEGERRAAAIIRRHRLIETWLVREFGYAWDEVHDEAEVLEHAISDRLLEGIDERLGRPRFDPHGDAIPDAAGRVHREPFVLLAHAPTGHVGRVLRVSDRDPELLRAVESAGVSVGATVTVTDAAALRIDGSDVALPPAAKAAVWLTA, encoded by the coding sequence GTGGCCTCACCTGCGATCGACGACTACCTGAAGACGATCTATCACCACACCGAGTGGCAGGACGATCGCATCACGCCGTCGCAGCTTGCCGGCGAGCTCGGTCTCGCGCCGTCGAGCGTCACCGAGATGGTGCAGAAGCTCGCCGCGCAGGGTCTCGTGACGCATCGCCCGTACGGTCCCATCGCGCTGTCCGCGGAGGGCGAGCGCCGCGCGGCGGCGATCATCCGCCGGCACCGGCTCATCGAGACCTGGCTCGTGCGCGAGTTCGGCTACGCGTGGGACGAGGTGCACGACGAGGCCGAGGTGCTCGAGCACGCGATCAGCGACCGGCTCCTCGAGGGCATCGACGAGCGCCTCGGACGCCCGCGTTTCGACCCGCACGGCGATGCGATCCCGGATGCCGCGGGCCGTGTCCACCGCGAGCCGTTCGTGCTGCTCGCCCACGCGCCCACCGGACATGTCGGACGGGTGCTGCGCGTGAGCGACCGCGACCCCGAGCTGCTCAGGGCTGTCGAGTCAGCCGGTGTGTCCGTCGGCGCGACCGTGACGGTGACGGATGCTGCCGCCCTGCGTATCGACGGCTCCGACGTCGCACTGCCCCCGGCGGCCAAAGCGGCGGTCTGGCTCACCGCCTGA
- a CDS encoding M13 family metallopeptidase, whose product MTDAPRSGLALDELSAEIRPQDDLFRHVNGSWLDRTEIPEDKARWGSFHLIAEQAEKDVHAIVEESQQAEPGTESRKIGDLYTSFMDTERIEAQGAAPLADSLARVEAIADIPGFLRTIGEFERDGVAALIHLYFEPDPGNPERYVPFFIQGGLSLPDESYYRLDNFQETRIAFRTHVQRILELAGVAEAEASADRIVAIETELATHHWDNVSSRDAVKTYNLKTWDEVQELVGVDLTPWREGAAPGHADAFAEVNVYQPSFFEGLGALLVEDRLEDWKAWLRFAVVHSAAPFLSEDFVAENFGFYGTQLTGVPVNRERWKRGVSLTEAAMGEAIGRVYVERHFPPAAKEAMDELVANLIEAYRQSIAELEWMSPETRERALAKLAAFTPKIGYPVKWKDYSTLEIASDDLVGNVRRAHVWEHDRQLAKVGQPIDRDEWFMTPQTVNAYYNPLMNEIVFPAAILQHPFFDVERDAAANYGGIGAVIGHEIGHGFDDQGSRFDGDGSLRDWWTDDDRAAFEERTKNLIAQYDALVPQGLADDNHVNGALTIGENIGDLGGLGIAIKAYALSLDGTGAPELDGFTGIQRLLLSWGQIWQQKGRDAETIRLLTIDPHSPNEFRCNQIVRNIDAFYEAFGVTEADALWLDEDQRVTIW is encoded by the coding sequence ATGACCGATGCCCCCCGCTCCGGTCTCGCGCTCGATGAGCTCAGCGCCGAGATCCGCCCCCAGGACGACCTGTTCCGCCACGTCAACGGCAGCTGGCTCGATCGGACCGAGATCCCGGAGGACAAGGCGCGGTGGGGGTCGTTCCACCTCATCGCGGAGCAGGCCGAGAAGGACGTGCACGCGATCGTCGAGGAGTCGCAGCAGGCCGAGCCGGGCACCGAGTCCCGCAAGATCGGCGACCTCTATACGAGCTTCATGGATACCGAGCGCATCGAGGCGCAGGGCGCCGCGCCGCTCGCGGACTCGCTGGCCCGCGTCGAGGCGATCGCCGACATCCCCGGATTCCTCCGCACGATCGGCGAGTTCGAGCGCGACGGCGTCGCCGCGCTGATCCACCTCTACTTCGAGCCCGACCCGGGCAACCCCGAGCGCTACGTGCCCTTCTTCATCCAGGGCGGTCTGTCGCTGCCGGACGAGAGCTACTACCGCCTCGACAACTTCCAGGAGACGCGCATCGCGTTCCGCACCCACGTGCAGCGCATCCTCGAGCTCGCAGGCGTGGCCGAGGCCGAGGCATCCGCCGACCGCATCGTCGCGATCGAGACGGAGCTCGCCACCCACCACTGGGACAACGTCTCGAGCCGTGACGCGGTGAAGACGTACAACCTCAAGACGTGGGACGAGGTGCAGGAGCTCGTCGGCGTGGACCTGACGCCGTGGCGCGAGGGCGCGGCGCCGGGCCACGCCGACGCGTTCGCGGAGGTCAACGTCTACCAGCCGAGCTTCTTCGAGGGTCTCGGCGCCCTGCTCGTCGAGGATCGCCTCGAGGACTGGAAGGCGTGGCTGCGGTTCGCGGTCGTGCACTCTGCGGCACCGTTCCTGTCGGAGGACTTCGTCGCCGAGAACTTCGGGTTCTACGGCACGCAGCTGACCGGCGTCCCGGTCAACCGCGAGCGCTGGAAGCGCGGCGTCAGCCTCACGGAGGCCGCGATGGGCGAGGCCATCGGCCGCGTCTACGTCGAGCGTCACTTCCCGCCCGCCGCCAAGGAGGCGATGGACGAGCTCGTCGCCAACCTCATCGAGGCCTACCGGCAGTCGATCGCCGAGCTCGAGTGGATGAGCCCCGAGACCCGGGAGCGCGCGCTCGCGAAGCTCGCCGCGTTCACCCCGAAGATCGGGTACCCGGTGAAGTGGAAGGACTACTCCACCCTCGAGATCGCGAGTGATGACCTCGTCGGCAACGTCCGCCGTGCGCACGTGTGGGAGCACGACCGCCAGCTCGCGAAGGTCGGTCAGCCGATCGATCGCGACGAGTGGTTCATGACGCCGCAGACGGTCAACGCGTACTACAACCCGCTGATGAACGAGATCGTGTTCCCGGCGGCGATCCTGCAGCACCCGTTCTTCGACGTCGAGCGCGACGCCGCGGCCAACTACGGCGGCATCGGCGCGGTCATCGGCCACGAGATCGGCCACGGCTTCGACGACCAGGGAAGCCGTTTCGACGGCGACGGATCCCTGCGCGACTGGTGGACCGACGACGACCGCGCCGCCTTCGAGGAGCGCACCAAGAACCTCATCGCCCAGTACGACGCCCTCGTGCCGCAGGGGCTGGCCGACGACAACCACGTCAACGGCGCGCTCACCATCGGCGAGAACATCGGCGACCTGGGCGGTCTCGGCATCGCGATCAAGGCCTACGCCCTGTCGCTCGACGGCACGGGCGCGCCCGAGCTCGACGGCTTCACGGGCATCCAGCGACTGCTGCTCAGCTGGGGACAGATCTGGCAGCAGAAGGGACGGGACGCGGAGACGATCCGCCTCCTGACGATCGACCCGCACTCGCCCAACGAGTTCCGGTGCAACCAGATCGTCCGCAACATCGACGCGTTCTACGAGGCGTTCGGTGTGACCGAAGCGGATGCGCTCTGGCTCGACGAGGACCAGCGCGTCACCATCTGGTGA
- a CDS encoding TrmH family RNA methyltransferase, producing MTTPESPAAEHGEPAEPTLPVGVGPWPGGPVAWPDDARYDRELLAHGDARNVVDAYRYWTMDAIVADLDTRRHAFHVAIENWQHDMNIGSIVRSANAFLAAEVHIIGKRRWNRRGAMVTDRYQHVRHHETVAAFTEWADAASLPVIAIDNVEGSLALPAADLPEACVLLFGQEGPGLSPEALAAASGTIQIEQYGSTRSINASAAAAVVMYEWCRRWAASGR from the coding sequence GTGACGACCCCCGAATCGCCCGCCGCCGAGCACGGCGAACCCGCCGAGCCGACGCTGCCCGTCGGCGTGGGGCCGTGGCCCGGCGGTCCCGTCGCCTGGCCAGACGACGCGCGCTACGACCGCGAGCTCCTCGCGCACGGCGACGCGCGCAATGTGGTCGACGCCTACCGGTACTGGACGATGGACGCCATCGTCGCCGACCTCGACACGCGCCGCCACGCGTTCCACGTCGCGATCGAGAACTGGCAGCACGACATGAACATCGGCTCGATCGTTCGCAGCGCCAACGCGTTCCTCGCCGCCGAGGTGCACATCATCGGCAAGCGCCGCTGGAATCGCCGCGGCGCCATGGTGACCGACCGCTACCAGCACGTGCGCCACCACGAGACGGTCGCGGCCTTCACGGAATGGGCGGATGCCGCGTCCCTTCCCGTCATCGCGATCGACAACGTCGAGGGCTCGCTCGCGCTGCCCGCCGCCGATCTGCCCGAGGCCTGCGTGCTGCTGTTCGGTCAGGAGGGACCTGGGCTGTCGCCGGAGGCGCTGGCGGCAGCATCCGGAACGATCCAGATCGAGCAGTACGGCTCGACCCGCTCGATCAATGCGAGCGCCGCGGCGGCCGTCGTGATGTACGAGTGGTGCCGCCGGTGGGCCGCCTCCGGTCGTTGA
- a CDS encoding SDR family NAD(P)-dependent oxidoreductase, with protein MTWDPRTLPDLSERVYLVTGSNTGLGYFASEQLVRAGAHVLMSARHPNRLSAARAAIRRRIPDAAPDATEPLILDTSNLASVRSAAASVRGKGGLDGVLLNAGIVHAPKVRETTIDGHEVVFATNALGHYALAGELLPALAEAHGRMVWVGSMSTSLTPYDPVDPQLVDGYTAWRAYVQSKVATSALGFEADRRLRAAGIPVASVVAHPGYSTGGRTPGIVGVNEPSRAKRFRDNLQAAMAQSKERGAWPLVRALTDPGIEGGEFWGPRTGSRGEPRRQTASKITRDPVVAARLWDVAETATGVRWPFEMAARG; from the coding sequence GTGACGTGGGACCCCCGGACCCTCCCAGACCTTTCCGAACGCGTGTACCTCGTGACCGGATCCAATACCGGCCTCGGCTACTTCGCCTCGGAGCAGCTCGTGCGCGCCGGCGCGCACGTGCTGATGTCGGCGCGCCATCCGAACCGCCTGTCGGCCGCGCGCGCCGCGATCCGCCGGCGGATTCCGGATGCTGCCCCCGACGCGACCGAGCCCCTCATCCTGGACACCTCCAACCTCGCGTCGGTGCGCTCCGCCGCGGCGAGCGTGCGGGGCAAGGGCGGCCTCGACGGCGTGCTCCTCAACGCCGGCATCGTCCACGCGCCGAAGGTGCGCGAGACCACGATCGACGGGCACGAGGTCGTCTTCGCAACCAACGCCCTCGGCCATTACGCGCTCGCCGGCGAACTCCTCCCTGCGCTCGCGGAAGCCCACGGACGCATGGTGTGGGTGGGCAGCATGTCGACCTCGCTCACGCCCTATGACCCCGTCGACCCGCAGCTCGTCGACGGATACACGGCCTGGCGCGCGTACGTGCAGTCGAAGGTCGCGACGTCGGCGTTGGGCTTCGAGGCCGACCGGCGCCTGCGAGCGGCCGGCATCCCGGTCGCGAGCGTCGTCGCCCACCCCGGCTACTCGACCGGCGGCCGCACGCCCGGCATCGTCGGTGTCAACGAGCCGTCGCGCGCCAAGCGATTCCGCGACAACCTGCAGGCGGCGATGGCGCAGTCGAAGGAGCGCGGCGCGTGGCCGCTCGTGCGGGCGCTCACCGACCCCGGCATCGAGGGCGGCGAGTTCTGGGGTCCGCGCACCGGCTCGCGCGGCGAGCCCCGCAGGCAGACCGCCTCGAAGATCACGCGCGATCCGGTGGTCGCCGCCCGCCTGTGGGACGTCGCTGAGACCGCCACGGGCGTGCGCTGGCCGTTCGAGATGGCCGCGCGCGGCTGA